Proteins encoded together in one Variovorax paradoxus window:
- a CDS encoding SDR family NAD(P)-dependent oxidoreductase, giving the protein MKIEGQAALVTGGASGLGEATARELSRLGAKVAVLDRNAELAEKVASEIGGVACVCDITDTESVNAALDKAAAAHGPARILMNVAGIGSAKRIVGKDGNPAPLEDFVRVVNINLIGGYNMARLFAARCAKLEALDNGEKGVMLFTASVAAFDGQVGQQAYSASKGGLVGMTLPMARDLAQHAIRVCTVAPGLFATPLLMELPEAVQQSLAASIPFPPRLGKPSEFAELACHIVTNGHLNGEVIRLDGALRMAPR; this is encoded by the coding sequence ATGAAGATCGAAGGACAAGCAGCACTCGTCACCGGCGGCGCATCGGGCCTCGGTGAAGCCACCGCGCGCGAACTCTCGCGGCTGGGCGCCAAGGTGGCCGTGCTCGACCGCAATGCGGAGCTCGCCGAAAAGGTCGCTTCGGAGATCGGTGGCGTGGCGTGCGTCTGCGACATCACCGACACCGAGAGCGTCAATGCGGCGCTCGACAAGGCCGCGGCGGCGCACGGCCCCGCGCGCATTCTCATGAACGTGGCCGGCATCGGCAGCGCCAAACGCATCGTCGGCAAGGACGGCAACCCGGCTCCGCTCGAAGACTTCGTGCGCGTGGTCAACATCAACCTGATCGGTGGCTACAACATGGCGCGCCTGTTCGCGGCGCGCTGCGCCAAGCTCGAAGCGCTCGACAACGGCGAAAAAGGCGTGATGCTCTTCACCGCCTCGGTCGCCGCCTTCGACGGCCAGGTGGGCCAGCAGGCCTACAGCGCATCGAAGGGCGGCCTGGTGGGCATGACGCTGCCGATGGCACGCGACCTGGCGCAGCACGCCATTCGCGTGTGCACCGTGGCGCCCGGCCTCTTTGCCACGCCGCTCTTGATGGAACTGCCCGAAGCGGTGCAGCAATCGCTTGCGGCATCGATTCCGTTTCCGCCGCGCCTGGGCAAGCCTTCGGAATTTGCCGAACTGGCCTGCCACATCGTGACCAACGGGCATTTGAACGGCGAAGTGATTCGCCTTGACGGCGCCTTGCGCATGGCACCGCGCTGA